One Pseudobdellovibrionaceae bacterium genomic region harbors:
- the infA gene encoding translation initiation factor IF-1, with the protein MARDDLAQLEGKIIDVGSGGIYTVQLENKTELSAKLCGKMRRFNIKVVVGDKVTVGVSPYDLTHGLIMYRHK; encoded by the coding sequence ATGGCAAGAGATGACTTGGCTCAGTTAGAAGGTAAAATCATTGATGTGGGCAGTGGTGGTATTTATACAGTACAACTAGAAAACAAAACAGAGTTATCTGCAAAATTATGTGGAAAAATGCGCCGATTTAATATTAAGGTAGTTGTGGGAGATAAAGTAACTGTGGGAGTTTCTCCTTACGATCTCACTCATGGTTTAATTATGTACAGGCATAAATAA
- a CDS encoding UDP-3-O-(3-hydroxymyristoyl)glucosamine N-acyltransferase, with product MNNYPNIKQLLLDFPSLLSPVQIIKDHQLTGIASTERLTETDIVFCPSIKQVQEAAKQKAGLIIVSTSTAEDNNLLDYKNSNIVKSTSLQESMAKLGQKYFFINNTNFFTEGSVNIHPTAIVDKTAQLHPSVKVGAYSIIEANTKIAEKVCIGAHSVISNDSQVGALTKIGCHNFIGSFVSIGQSNQIAQQVCIEHHSSLKDNNTIHSQVVIGRGSIVHSECEIESHSTIGGDGFGYGSSKEGKHFKKVHFGNVIIKDRVQIGSSTHVDRGTFGSTVINEGTKIDNLCHIAHNVNVGKHCLITAGFSCAGSTIIGNHCVFGGGVAVSGHITVSDNVCIIGKSVITNNVLKPGTYGGFPLQELQKFRRTYAGLTKLSDVIKKVNKLLDKK from the coding sequence ATGAATAACTACCCTAACATTAAACAACTTCTTTTAGACTTTCCTTCACTGCTAAGCCCTGTTCAAATCATAAAAGACCACCAACTAACTGGAATTGCCTCCACAGAAAGACTGACAGAAACAGACATTGTATTTTGCCCCTCTATTAAGCAGGTGCAAGAAGCCGCAAAACAAAAAGCAGGGCTAATCATTGTATCTACCTCCACCGCAGAGGATAACAATCTTTTAGATTATAAAAACAGCAACATTGTAAAAAGCACTTCCTTGCAAGAAAGCATGGCAAAGCTGGGGCAAAAATACTTTTTCATAAATAATACTAATTTTTTTACAGAAGGCAGCGTTAATATTCACCCCACAGCTATTGTTGATAAAACCGCTCAACTACACCCCTCTGTAAAAGTGGGTGCTTACAGTATTATTGAGGCAAATACAAAAATTGCAGAAAAAGTCTGCATTGGTGCGCACAGTGTTATATCTAATGACAGTCAAGTTGGGGCACTTACAAAAATAGGTTGTCATAACTTTATTGGAAGTTTTGTAAGCATTGGGCAGTCCAACCAAATTGCCCAACAAGTTTGTATAGAACACCATTCCAGCTTGAAAGATAATAATACTATTCATTCTCAAGTGGTTATCGGCAGAGGTTCTATTGTTCACAGTGAGTGTGAAATAGAAAGCCACTCTACTATTGGAGGCGATGGTTTTGGGTACGGCAGCTCTAAAGAAGGTAAGCATTTTAAAAAAGTGCATTTTGGAAATGTAATTATTAAAGATCGTGTTCAAATTGGCTCTTCTACACATGTTGATAGAGGAACTTTTGGCTCTACTGTAATTAATGAAGGAACTAAAATAGATAACCTTTGTCACATTGCCCATAATGTAAACGTTGGAAAACACTGCCTAATTACTGCCGGCTTTTCTTGCGCAGGCTCAACCATCATTGGCAATCATTGTGTTTTTGGAGGAGGCGTTGCTGTGTCTGGACACATTACCGTTAGCGATAATGTTTGCATAATAGGTAAGTCTGTTATTACCAATAATGTTTTAAAGCCCGGAACCTACGGAGGCTTTCCCCTGCAAGAGCTTCAAAAATTTAGAAGAACTTATGCTGGGCTAACAAAACTTTCTGATGTAATTAAAAAAGTAAACAAACTGTTAGACAAAAAATAA
- a CDS encoding cation transporter, with protein MSHACHSSHQNIGLHNRKFVWGIILNIIFIIVELAFGFLSESMALVSDALHNFGDVLGLGLALCANILLKSQSAPNKTYGWRSFSILASFISSLSLVFILGALFVENLHRLNQAIVVNATVVIWVSLIGLAINLGTALLFLDAKEKDFNIKAAYLHMLADALISGAVMLGGVAMYFTDWWWVDGVLSFLVILFILYSTLRLTYDSAHLLLAGVPKNINLKKVQDFFTTHKDIQSFHDLHIWALSTAEVAMTVHLLVNSEADNTELLKTIDSHFDKHFGIGHCTVQIERSETVCKPCN; from the coding sequence ATGTCTCATGCCTGCCACTCCTCCCATCAAAACATTGGATTACACAATCGCAAATTTGTGTGGGGGATTATTTTAAATATTATTTTTATAATAGTCGAACTAGCTTTTGGTTTTTTGTCCGAGTCTATGGCCTTAGTGTCTGATGCTCTTCATAATTTTGGAGATGTGCTTGGCTTAGGCTTAGCTTTGTGTGCAAATATTTTATTAAAATCACAGTCTGCACCTAACAAAACTTATGGGTGGCGTAGCTTTTCTATTTTAGCCTCTTTTATTAGCTCTTTATCTTTAGTCTTTATTTTAGGGGCTTTATTTGTAGAAAATCTCCATCGATTAAATCAAGCCATAGTGGTTAATGCTACAGTTGTTATTTGGGTTTCTTTAATAGGCTTAGCTATTAACTTAGGTACCGCCTTGCTGTTTTTAGATGCCAAAGAAAAAGATTTTAATATTAAGGCGGCTTACTTGCACATGCTGGCCGATGCCTTAATTTCTGGCGCCGTGATGTTGGGCGGTGTTGCTATGTACTTTACCGACTGGTGGTGGGTTGATGGAGTATTAAGCTTTTTAGTAATACTATTTATTTTATACTCCACTTTGCGATTAACTTATGACTCGGCCCACTTACTTTTGGCAGGAGTGCCTAAAAATATTAATTTAAAAAAAGTTCAAGATTTTTTTACAACCCATAAAGATATTCAAAGCTTTCATGACTTACACATATGGGCGTTAAGCACGGCAGAAGTAGCAATGACTGTTCACTTACTAGTTAATAGCGAAGCAGATAACACCGAACTTTTAAAAACCATAGACAGTCACTTTGATAAACATTTTGGAATTGGGCACTGCACTGTTCAAATAGAAAGAAGCGAAACCGTTTGTAAGCCTTGCAATTAA
- a CDS encoding cation transporter — protein sequence MAVCEHNIFNWKGERRTLILLLLLYAGIFLVELLFYYLSGSPIVLAESLHVLSDSLIYVFALWSSFYSLKQQIYWSKVVGFLQIGMGVWVAANSLHHYIFALSSDHHAVIWVGLISLIANTISLFLVSEYREKTLYFTVSWIFLRNDFFIKFLVLCSGIAMGYWNPSKISLFSSLAIAAILMMSGKSILKQVAKKKKSLNKEA from the coding sequence ATGGCCGTTTGCGAACACAATATTTTTAATTGGAAAGGAGAAAGAAGAACTTTGATTCTTCTTTTGCTTTTATACGCAGGCATTTTTTTAGTAGAATTATTATTTTACTACCTTTCTGGCTCGCCCATAGTTTTAGCCGAATCTTTGCATGTACTTAGTGATAGTTTAATTTATGTTTTTGCACTGTGGAGTTCGTTTTATTCACTAAAGCAACAAATATATTGGAGCAAGGTTGTTGGTTTTTTACAAATTGGTATGGGTGTTTGGGTAGCGGCCAACAGCTTGCATCACTATATTTTTGCCCTATCATCAGACCATCACGCGGTAATATGGGTGGGGTTAATATCTTTAATAGCTAATACCATTAGTTTATTTTTAGTATCCGAATATAGAGAAAAAACTTTATACTTTACTGTTAGTTGGATTTTTTTAAGAAATGATTTTTTTATTAAATTTTTAGTATTATGTTCTGGTATTGCCATGGGGTATTGGAACCCTTCTAAGATTAGTTTGTTTAGTAGTTTGGCGATTGCTGCTATTTTAATGATGTCTGGAAAAAGTATTTTAAAACAAGTAGCTAAAAAGAAAAAGTCACTAAATAAGGAGGCATAA